One Halocalculus aciditolerans DNA segment encodes these proteins:
- the ftsZ gene encoding cell division protein FtsZ, with the protein MDSIVQEAIDDAEETDESAEQGGQPASGGRSSGGSSGAGNASGRMTDEELMDVLEELQTNITVVGCGGAGSNTVNRMSKEGIHGAKLVAANTDVQHLVEIDADTKILMGEQKTKGRGAGSLPQVGEEAALESQDEIAESIEGSDMVFVTAGLGGGTGTGSAPVVAKAAREIGALTISIVTTPFTAEGEVRRTNAEAGLERLRDVSDTVIVVPNDRLLDTVGKLPVRQAFKVSDEVLMRSVKGITELITKPGLVNLDFADVRTVMEKGGVAMIGLGESDSQSKAQDSVQSALRSPLLDIDIGEAKSALVNVTGGPDMSIEEAEGVVEQIYDRIDPDARIIWGTSVDDDLDGTMRTMVVVTGVESPQIYGRNDEDAVPNDAGKAQQQGAREMGGQSQQRQNQQNTQQNQGRRAGDRQTQQAQQRDQNDDDGLDDIDYVE; encoded by the coding sequence ATGGATTCGATCGTTCAGGAGGCCATCGACGACGCTGAAGAAACCGACGAGTCCGCCGAGCAGGGCGGACAGCCCGCTTCCGGCGGGCGGTCCTCCGGCGGGTCGTCCGGCGCGGGCAACGCCTCCGGACGCATGACCGACGAGGAACTGATGGACGTCCTGGAAGAACTCCAGACGAACATCACCGTCGTCGGTTGTGGCGGCGCGGGCTCCAACACCGTCAACCGCATGTCGAAAGAGGGGATTCACGGCGCGAAACTCGTCGCCGCGAACACCGACGTCCAGCACCTCGTCGAGATCGACGCCGACACGAAGATTCTCATGGGCGAGCAGAAGACGAAGGGCCGCGGTGCCGGCAGCCTCCCGCAGGTCGGCGAGGAAGCCGCGCTCGAATCCCAGGACGAAATCGCGGAATCCATCGAGGGCAGCGACATGGTGTTCGTCACCGCCGGCCTCGGCGGCGGCACCGGCACCGGCAGCGCCCCCGTCGTCGCGAAAGCCGCCCGCGAAATCGGCGCGCTCACCATCTCCATCGTCACGACCCCCTTCACCGCCGAAGGCGAAGTCCGACGAACCAACGCCGAAGCCGGCCTCGAACGCCTCCGCGACGTTTCTGATACGGTCATCGTCGTCCCGAACGACCGCCTCCTGGACACGGTCGGGAAACTCCCCGTCCGACAGGCCTTCAAAGTCTCCGACGAAGTCCTCATGCGCTCCGTGAAAGGCATCACCGAGCTCATCACCAAACCCGGCCTCGTCAACCTCGACTTCGCCGACGTCCGCACCGTCATGGAGAAAGGCGGCGTCGCCATGATCGGCCTCGGCGAATCCGACAGCCAATCCAAAGCCCAGGACTCCGTCCAGTCCGCCCTCCGCAGCCCCCTCCTCGACATCGACATCGGCGAAGCCAAATCCGCCCTCGTCAACGTCACCGGCGGCCCCGACATGAGCATCGAGGAAGCCGAAGGCGTCGTCGAACAGATCTACGACCGCATCGACCCCGACGCCCGCATCATCTGGGGAACCAGCGTCGACGACGACCTCGACGGCACCATGCGCACCATGGTCGTCGTCACCGGCGTCGAATCGCCCCAGATCTACGGCCGCAACGACGAAGACGCCGTCCCCAACGACGCCGGCAAAGCCCAACAGCAGGGCGCACGCGAAATGGGCGGCCAGAGCCAGCAGCGTCAGAACCAGCAGAACACCCAGCAGAATCAGGGCCGCCGCGCCGGCGACCGCCAGACCCAGCAAGCCCAACAACGCGACCAGAACGACGACGACGGCCTCGACGACATCGACTACGTCGAATAG
- a CDS encoding protein translocase SEC61 complex subunit gamma gives MDVPLELSAYTRVLKLASTPSWEEFSQIAMIAGAGILLIGLLGFIIFVVMNAIPGV, from the coding sequence ATGGACGTTCCCTTAGAGCTTTCAGCGTATACGCGCGTGCTGAAGCTGGCGAGCACGCCGTCGTGGGAGGAGTTCTCCCAGATTGCGATGATCGCTGGTGCCGGCATCCTGCTCATCGGACTGCTCGGATTTATCATCTTCGTGGTTATGAACGCGATTCCGGGGGTCTAG
- a CDS encoding transcription elongation factor Spt5 — translation MGIFAVKTTASQEQTVASMIANREEDEIHAVLAPDALTSYVMVEADNDAVISRVLEEIPHARSMVPGNSSISEVEHFLSPKPDVEGIAEGDIVELIAGPFKGEKAQVQRIDEGKDQVTVELYEATVPIPVTVRGDQIRVLDSEER, via the coding sequence ATGGGGATTTTCGCTGTGAAGACGACGGCGAGTCAGGAGCAGACGGTCGCGAGTATGATCGCGAACCGCGAGGAGGACGAGATTCACGCGGTGCTCGCGCCGGACGCGTTGACGAGCTACGTGATGGTTGAGGCGGACAACGACGCGGTGATTTCGCGGGTGCTGGAGGAGATTCCGCACGCGCGGAGTATGGTGCCGGGGAACTCCTCGATCAGTGAGGTCGAGCACTTCCTGAGCCCGAAGCCGGACGTGGAGGGTATCGCGGAGGGCGACATCGTGGAGCTCATCGCGGGACCGTTCAAGGGCGAGAAGGCGCAGGTGCAGCGTATCGACGAGGGGAAAGACCAGGTGACGGTCGAACTCTACGAGGCGACGGTGCCGATTCCGGTGACGGTGCGCGGCGACCAGATTCGCGTGCTGGACTCTGAAGAGCGCTAA
- a CDS encoding APC family permease yields the protein MPKDLERDLGLYATLTVSVGAMVGSGIFVLPGLASKIAGPAVILAYLLAGVVVLPAALSKSEMATAMPESGGTYLFIDRSWGPLAGTIAGLGAWFSLVFKSAFALVGLGAYLLLFAPLPAGLVKAVAIALAVLLTAVNVAGVKQTGRLQAVVVSVVLLALVAFIADGLTAVTATNYHPFFPAGADGLLAATGFVFVSYAGVTKIASVAEEVEDPGRNIPLGILGSVVLMMLVYTFCVFVIVGVTAPGSITHSYTPMADAAAAFLGETGAAVVAAVAVLALVSMANAGVLSSSRYPLAMGRDRLFPERFGVTNDRYRTPVAAILLTGGVLVALIAAVPVVDLAKLASAFQILIFTLVNAALVAFRESDLDWYDPDFTAPAYPLLQLFGILAGLVLLTQMGALALAGAAGIIAVGVLWYRFYARGRTDREGAAVDAIRRSTSRYTLDTTRDLFATDSENGGVLVALSPDTQPDRERTLLTVAAAITDRRGGTVRAIQFDEIPDQSPLSTATDTHTAADRSFEARIEELGDDLDARVEAGEIVTHDIEHAVANYADHHDLSTILGEWEADVFVGELLGEDVDWYIRNAPCDVGFVNDRGIDDVDTITVIADEGPFDPLELLLADALATRYDATITLLHAIGDAASDELHDAVLSYHSDVRDILTVPAHTTILRTPDRLDALVTAASDADLVIASTSAHHVLYDVVFGALPDRLAEELDTTTVLVHTKTTRTHTFLRYLLDRFAF from the coding sequence ATGCCAAAGGATCTCGAGCGTGATCTGGGCCTCTACGCGACGCTCACTGTGAGCGTCGGCGCGATGGTCGGCTCGGGAATCTTCGTCCTCCCCGGACTCGCCTCGAAGATCGCGGGTCCAGCCGTCATTCTCGCCTACCTCCTCGCCGGCGTCGTCGTCCTCCCCGCCGCGCTCTCGAAATCCGAGATGGCGACCGCGATGCCCGAATCCGGCGGAACCTACCTCTTCATCGACCGGTCCTGGGGGCCGCTCGCCGGCACGATCGCCGGGCTCGGCGCGTGGTTCAGTCTCGTCTTCAAATCGGCGTTCGCCCTCGTCGGCCTCGGCGCGTACCTCCTCCTCTTCGCCCCGCTCCCAGCCGGACTCGTGAAAGCCGTCGCCATCGCCCTCGCCGTCCTCTTGACCGCCGTGAACGTCGCGGGCGTGAAACAGACCGGCCGCCTCCAGGCCGTCGTCGTCTCCGTCGTCCTCCTCGCCCTCGTCGCCTTCATCGCCGACGGCCTCACCGCCGTCACCGCGACGAACTACCACCCCTTCTTCCCCGCCGGTGCCGACGGCCTGCTCGCCGCGACCGGCTTCGTCTTCGTCTCCTACGCCGGCGTGACGAAGATCGCGAGCGTCGCCGAAGAAGTCGAAGACCCCGGCCGCAACATCCCGCTCGGCATCCTCGGGTCCGTCGTCCTGATGATGCTCGTCTACACGTTCTGCGTCTTCGTCATCGTCGGCGTCACCGCACCCGGAAGCATCACGCACTCCTACACGCCGATGGCGGACGCCGCCGCCGCATTCCTCGGAGAGACCGGCGCGGCAGTCGTCGCCGCCGTCGCCGTCCTCGCGCTCGTCAGCATGGCGAACGCCGGCGTTCTCTCCTCGTCTCGCTACCCGCTCGCGATGGGGCGCGACCGCCTCTTCCCCGAGCGATTCGGCGTCACGAACGACCGCTACCGCACGCCCGTCGCCGCCATCCTCCTCACCGGCGGCGTGCTCGTCGCCCTCATCGCCGCCGTCCCCGTCGTCGACCTCGCGAAACTCGCCTCCGCCTTCCAGATCCTCATCTTCACCCTCGTAAACGCCGCGCTCGTCGCCTTCCGCGAGAGCGACCTCGACTGGTACGACCCCGACTTCACCGCGCCCGCCTACCCCTTGCTCCAGCTCTTCGGCATCCTCGCCGGCCTCGTCCTCCTCACCCAGATGGGAGCCCTCGCGCTCGCCGGTGCCGCCGGCATCATCGCCGTCGGCGTCCTCTGGTATCGGTTCTACGCCCGCGGCCGAACCGACCGCGAAGGGGCCGCCGTCGACGCCATCCGCCGCTCCACCAGCCGGTACACCCTCGACACCACCCGCGACCTCTTCGCAACCGACAGCGAGAACGGCGGCGTGCTCGTCGCGCTCTCCCCCGACACCCAACCGGACCGCGAACGCACCCTTCTCACGGTCGCCGCCGCGATTACGGACCGCCGCGGCGGCACCGTCCGAGCCATCCAGTTCGACGAGATTCCCGACCAATCCCCGCTCTCCACCGCGACGGACACCCACACCGCCGCCGACCGTTCGTTCGAAGCGCGCATCGAAGAACTCGGCGATGACCTCGACGCACGCGTTGAAGCCGGCGAAATCGTCACCCACGACATCGAACACGCCGTCGCGAACTACGCCGACCACCACGACCTCTCCACCATCCTCGGCGAGTGGGAGGCCGACGTCTTCGTCGGCGAACTCCTCGGCGAAGACGTCGACTGGTACATCCGGAACGCCCCCTGCGACGTCGGGTTCGTGAACGACCGCGGCATCGACGACGTCGACACCATCACCGTCATCGCCGACGAAGGCCCGTTCGACCCGCTCGAACTCCTGCTCGCCGACGCCCTCGCCACCCGCTACGACGCCACTATCACCCTCCTCCACGCCATCGGCGACGCCGCCAGCGACGAACTCCACGACGCCGTCCTCAGCTACCACTCCGACGTCCGCGACATCCTCACCGTCCCCGCACACACCACCATCCTCCGCACGCCCGACCGGCTCGACGCCCTCGTCACCGCCGCCAGCGACGCCGACCTCGTAATCGCCTCCACCAGCGCACACCACGTCCTCTACGACGTCGTCTTCGGCGCGCTCCCCGACAGACTCGCCGAAGAACTCGACACCACCACCGTCCTCGTCCACACCAAGACGACACGCACCCACACCTTCCTCCGCTACCTCCTCGACCGCTTCGCCTTCTAA
- a CDS encoding DUF7565 family protein, translating to MSGWECAIGGCGATFRTVESLLTHQVDAHERHECRICGTTVPEGFFAIKHVFEEHTRTEFVRAYDADASAIRERESIKRDVEDTVDPREIYVGRDADTDGDEAVASASN from the coding sequence ATGTCGGGTTGGGAGTGCGCTATCGGGGGATGTGGCGCGACGTTCCGCACCGTCGAGTCACTCCTCACGCATCAGGTCGACGCACACGAACGCCACGAGTGCCGGATCTGCGGCACCACCGTTCCGGAGGGCTTCTTCGCCATCAAGCACGTCTTCGAAGAGCACACGCGCACCGAGTTCGTCCGCGCCTACGACGCCGACGCCAGCGCGATCCGCGAACGCGAATCCATCAAACGCGACGTCGAAGACACCGTCGACCCTCGCGAGATCTACGTCGGCAGGGACGCCGACACCGACGGCGACGAAGCCGTCGCCAGCGCCAGCAACTAG
- a CDS encoding acyl-CoA dehydrogenase family protein, which yields MELLSADVVPEYARGVKQEAREFAAEHIAPNAEEYFRTGEYPWDILEAGMDAGLIAQDISEEYGGRGLDIVEVLAIAEEFYRADAGIALTLQLASFGAEIMQEYGTEAQKEKFLRPVAENDQITGLAVSEPDIGSDLAGMTTTADKDGDEYVLNGEKYWIGNGVEADWVTVYAKTADTDDRYLNYSMFAVPTDAAGYDAEHIPEKMGMRASKQAHIVFDDCRVPEENLIGTEGGGFMMLADFFNHGRVVVGGHGLGLAAAALEEAWEFVHEREEFGRHVSDFQAVQHGLADMRLEFEAARALNYRAAKKVRDYENPGLWAAMAKTKSTEVAVENAQQGMQFHGGRSNLTDRRIARVYRDVRIPVIYEGANEIQRNLIYRQSGE from the coding sequence CTGGAGTTGCTCTCGGCGGACGTCGTCCCCGAGTACGCCCGCGGCGTCAAGCAGGAAGCGCGCGAGTTCGCAGCGGAGCACATCGCGCCGAACGCCGAGGAGTACTTCCGCACGGGCGAGTACCCCTGGGACATCCTCGAAGCGGGGATGGACGCCGGCCTCATCGCGCAGGACATCTCGGAGGAGTACGGCGGTCGCGGCCTCGACATCGTCGAAGTGCTCGCCATCGCCGAGGAGTTCTACCGCGCCGACGCCGGCATCGCGCTCACCCTCCAGCTCGCGAGCTTCGGCGCGGAAATCATGCAGGAGTACGGCACGGAAGCGCAGAAAGAGAAGTTCCTGCGGCCGGTCGCGGAGAACGACCAGATTACGGGGCTCGCGGTCTCCGAGCCCGACATCGGCAGCGACCTCGCCGGCATGACGACGACGGCGGACAAGGACGGCGACGAGTACGTCCTCAACGGCGAGAAGTACTGGATCGGGAACGGCGTCGAGGCGGACTGGGTGACGGTGTACGCGAAGACCGCGGACACCGACGACCGCTACCTCAACTACTCGATGTTCGCCGTGCCCACGGACGCCGCGGGCTACGACGCCGAGCACATCCCGGAGAAGATGGGGATGCGCGCGTCGAAGCAGGCACACATCGTCTTCGACGACTGCCGCGTCCCCGAGGAGAACCTCATCGGAACCGAGGGTGGCGGGTTCATGATGCTCGCCGACTTCTTCAACCACGGCCGCGTCGTCGTGGGCGGGCACGGCCTCGGCCTCGCCGCCGCCGCGCTCGAAGAAGCCTGGGAGTTCGTCCACGAACGCGAGGAGTTCGGCCGGCACGTGAGCGACTTCCAGGCCGTTCAGCACGGCCTCGCCGACATGCGCCTCGAGTTCGAAGCGGCGCGCGCGCTCAACTACCGCGCCGCGAAGAAGGTCCGCGACTACGAGAACCCCGGCCTCTGGGCCGCGATGGCGAAGACCAAGTCCACGGAAGTCGCCGTCGAGAACGCCCAGCAGGGCATGCAGTTCCACGGCGGCCGCAGCAACCTCACCGACCGCCGCATCGCGAGAGTGTACCGGGACGTCCGTATTCCGGTGATCTACGAGGGCGCGAACGAGATTCAGCGGAATCTGATTTATCGGCAGTCCGGCGAGTGA
- a CDS encoding PHP domain-containing protein, translating to MHVKALDERVVERAKARGIDALVYAPHFVRLPDIRERAERFSDDDLLVVPAREIFTGTWRNRAHVLALGLSEPVPDFVTLDGAMREFDRQDAAVLAPHPEFLTVSLDERDIDRYTDRLDAIETYNPKHWPSHNRRARELADAYDVPAFASSYAHLAGTVGEVWTTFAADIETEADLVDALHAGADRAVDHRSGLRHTIQCRLEFAHLGWENSYEKLDRLLLSGMEPTHPRHIAYEGRFDDVRVY from the coding sequence ATGCACGTGAAGGCGTTGGACGAGCGCGTCGTCGAGCGCGCGAAAGCACGCGGCATCGACGCCCTCGTCTACGCCCCGCACTTCGTGCGGCTGCCCGACATCCGCGAGCGCGCCGAGCGGTTCTCCGACGACGACCTCCTCGTCGTCCCGGCGCGCGAAATCTTCACGGGGACGTGGCGGAACCGCGCACACGTCCTCGCGCTCGGCCTCAGCGAGCCGGTCCCGGACTTCGTGACACTCGACGGCGCGATGCGGGAGTTCGACCGGCAGGACGCCGCCGTCCTCGCCCCCCACCCGGAGTTCCTCACCGTGAGCCTCGACGAGCGCGACATCGACCGCTACACCGACCGCCTCGACGCCATCGAGACGTACAATCCGAAACACTGGCCGTCGCACAACCGCCGCGCTCGCGAACTCGCGGACGCCTACGACGTCCCGGCGTTCGCGTCCTCCTACGCCCACCTCGCGGGAACCGTGGGCGAGGTGTGGACGACGTTCGCGGCCGACATCGAGACGGAGGCCGACCTCGTCGACGCCCTCCACGCGGGCGCGGACCGCGCCGTCGACCACCGCTCCGGCCTCCGCCACACCATCCAGTGCCGCCTGGAGTTCGCGCATCTCGGCTGGGAGAACTCCTACGAGAAACTCGACCGCCTCCTCCTCTCCGGCATGGAACCCACACACCCCCGCCACATCGCCTACGAGGGGAGATTCGACGACGTCCGCGTCTACTGA
- a CDS encoding metal-dependent hydrolase: MNKKDHILNGVLLAVGLGIVLHPAGDLKALTTIVEVFVPVVLGTMLPDIDTEFGRHRKTLHNVFVIAALYGYVVYFGNLEWVWVGALSHFLLDMVGSKRGLALFYPLWDREFAFPFGVKTSSGYATIATVVITVLELAALAAALYWVPTLIPSGIDVTNATQAVSLL; this comes from the coding sequence ATGAACAAGAAAGACCACATCCTGAACGGCGTTCTCCTCGCAGTCGGCCTCGGCATCGTCCTCCACCCCGCCGGCGACCTGAAAGCCCTCACGACCATCGTCGAAGTCTTCGTCCCGGTCGTCCTCGGGACGATGCTCCCCGACATCGACACGGAGTTCGGGAGACACCGCAAGACCCTGCACAACGTCTTCGTCATCGCCGCGCTCTACGGGTACGTCGTCTACTTCGGGAACCTGGAGTGGGTGTGGGTCGGCGCGCTCAGCCACTTCCTCCTCGACATGGTCGGGAGCAAGCGCGGGCTCGCGCTCTTCTACCCGCTCTGGGACCGCGAGTTCGCGTTCCCGTTCGGCGTGAAGACGAGCAGCGGGTACGCGACCATCGCCACCGTCGTCATCACGGTCCTCGAACTCGCGGCGCTCGCCGCCGCGCTCTACTGGGTGCCGACCCTCATCCCGAGCGGTATCGACGTCACGAACGCCACGCAGGCCGTCTCCCTTCTCTAA
- a CDS encoding CinA family protein yields MREYASDPPIEERVGDRLRERGETLATTESCTGGLVGSLLTDVPGSSDYFDRTLVTYTYDAKLDTGVTREALDEHGAVSEPVARQMAQAVRDTADTTWGVSTTGIAGPTGGTAEKPVGTVYIGLAHRGDWGDDDTWTTVSRHEFDGNRVEVKEQIARQALSTLHEAL; encoded by the coding sequence ATGCGAGAGTACGCGTCCGACCCACCGATAGAGGAGCGCGTCGGCGACCGCCTCCGCGAGCGCGGCGAGACGCTCGCGACCACGGAGTCCTGCACGGGCGGCCTCGTCGGGTCGCTCCTCACCGACGTCCCCGGGTCCTCCGACTACTTCGACCGCACGCTCGTCACCTACACGTACGACGCGAAACTCGACACCGGCGTCACCCGCGAAGCCCTCGACGAGCACGGCGCGGTCTCGGAGCCGGTCGCGCGACAGATGGCGCAGGCCGTCCGCGATACGGCCGACACGACGTGGGGCGTCTCGACGACGGGTATCGCCGGGCCGACCGGCGGCACGGCCGAGAAGCCAGTCGGCACCGTCTACATCGGCCTCGCGCATCGCGGCGACTGGGGCGACGACGACACGTGGACGACCGTCTCCCGGCACGAGTTCGACGGCAACAGAGTCGAAGTGAAAGAACAGATCGCGCGGCAGGCACTCTCGACGCTTCACGAGGCGCTATGA
- a CDS encoding nuclear transport factor 2 family protein, whose translation MTDYEDAVRRYYEYVDAEAYEDLYALFADDVTYERPGRDAIQGQDAFRAFYEDGRPLEDGEHTVHAVVVDGDTAAVRGTFSGVQGGDRVEFGFADFHEFDDDGKITNRYTYTDRDTV comes from the coding sequence ATGACGGACTACGAGGACGCGGTGCGACGGTACTACGAGTACGTGGACGCCGAGGCCTACGAGGACCTCTACGCGCTCTTCGCCGACGACGTGACCTACGAGCGACCCGGCCGGGACGCCATTCAGGGACAGGACGCGTTCCGCGCGTTCTACGAGGACGGCCGCCCGCTGGAGGACGGCGAACACACCGTTCACGCCGTGGTCGTCGACGGCGACACCGCCGCCGTCCGCGGCACCTTCTCGGGCGTTCAGGGCGGCGACCGCGTCGAGTTCGGGTTCGCGGACTTCCACGAGTTCGACGACGACGGCAAAATCACGAACCGCTACACGTACACCGACCGCGACACGGTCTAA
- a CDS encoding nucleotide-binding protein, with the protein MVEAFAVASGKGGTGKTTSALSLGLALSDDYDVTVVDADTGMANLLFHAGLGDADVTLHDLLLSDADATLADATYERHGVNVVPCGTDLSAFRAADPTRLREVVADLAADTDVILLDSPATLASRAAVLPVVLADRVLLVAQPTVPAVSDALKVQEYATAYGTGVAGVLFNKAHDADGVERVSEQTTRYFDGPLLGTVPDDDAARDARRAGTPLLAHAPDSPAARAFRDAASALDVRPRDPDRVADRFRRAVLPDDPR; encoded by the coding sequence ATGGTCGAAGCGTTCGCCGTCGCGTCGGGGAAGGGCGGCACCGGGAAGACGACGAGCGCGCTCTCGCTCGGGCTCGCGCTCAGCGACGACTACGACGTCACCGTCGTCGACGCCGACACCGGGATGGCGAACCTCCTCTTCCACGCCGGCCTCGGCGACGCCGACGTCACCCTCCACGACCTCCTGCTCTCGGACGCCGACGCGACGCTCGCGGACGCCACCTACGAACGCCACGGCGTGAACGTCGTCCCCTGCGGCACCGACCTGTCGGCGTTCCGCGCCGCCGACCCGACGCGGCTCAGGGAGGTCGTCGCCGACCTCGCCGCCGACACCGACGTCATCCTGCTCGACTCCCCGGCGACGCTCGCCTCCCGCGCCGCCGTCCTCCCCGTCGTCCTCGCCGACCGCGTCCTCCTCGTCGCCCAGCCGACCGTTCCCGCGGTCTCTGACGCGCTCAAGGTCCAGGAGTACGCGACCGCCTACGGTACGGGCGTCGCCGGCGTCCTCTTCAACAAGGCGCACGACGCGGACGGCGTCGAGCGCGTCTCCGAGCAGACGACGCGATACTTCGACGGCCCGCTCCTCGGCACGGTCCCCGACGACGACGCCGCGCGCGACGCGCGACGCGCCGGCACGCCGCTCCTCGCGCACGCCCCGGACAGCCCGGCCGCGCGCGCGTTTCGCGACGCCGCGAGCGCGCTCGACGTCCGGCCGCGCGACCCCGACCGCGTCGCCGACCGCTTCCGCCGCGCCGTCCTCCCCGACGACCCACGATGA
- a CDS encoding DUF7261 family protein produces MTRPSRGQLVLAAAAVAALAFVPVLAAYLQFGYAGDVHAATGHADPGRDARHVLDRAVDRATPGLPAEYAWAERSAAATAFRAGVADRSRGLDTPPDAGGGPVFTVTWNASAARDWAAANCPGGRGRAFGDCSTDRGVVLQNRGGRTHVVAAAFDVSAAATEGSSSFTLVLRRR; encoded by the coding sequence GTGACGCGCCCCTCGCGCGGCCAGCTCGTCCTCGCGGCCGCCGCGGTCGCCGCGCTCGCCTTCGTCCCCGTCCTCGCCGCCTACCTCCAGTTCGGCTACGCCGGCGACGTCCACGCCGCCACCGGACACGCCGACCCCGGCCGCGACGCCCGCCACGTCCTCGACCGCGCCGTCGACCGCGCGACCCCGGGTCTCCCCGCGGAGTACGCGTGGGCGGAGCGCTCGGCCGCCGCCACCGCCTTCCGCGCAGGCGTCGCCGACCGCTCTCGCGGCCTCGACACGCCGCCCGACGCCGGCGGCGGCCCCGTCTTCACCGTCACCTGGAACGCCTCTGCGGCGCGCGACTGGGCGGCCGCGAACTGTCCGGGCGGGCGCGGCCGCGCCTTCGGCGACTGTTCAACTGATCGTGGCGTCGTCCTCCAGAACCGCGGCGGCCGCACGCACGTCGTCGCCGCCGCGTTCGACGTCTCCGCCGCCGCGACGGAGGGCTCGAGCTCGTTCACTCTCGTCCTTCGGCGTCGCTGA
- a CDS encoding DUF7262 family protein, producing MPRRGQLSLPLVEAGVGVLLVFAVVSGFLLALPDQGVEHVQLDADARDTLAVLAADAPRHGDATRLAEVTRSPAAFEREAPALERRVTRILPGNVLFELRTPYGDVGYPPPSNVAFGASSRPTPYGRVTLRVWYA from the coding sequence ATGCCGCGTAGAGGGCAGCTCTCCCTCCCGCTCGTCGAAGCCGGCGTCGGCGTCCTCCTCGTCTTCGCCGTCGTCTCCGGCTTCCTCCTCGCGCTCCCCGACCAGGGCGTCGAACACGTCCAACTCGACGCGGACGCCCGCGACACGCTCGCCGTCCTCGCCGCCGACGCACCCCGTCACGGCGACGCCACCCGGCTCGCCGAAGTCACGCGCTCGCCGGCCGCGTTCGAGCGCGAAGCCCCCGCGCTCGAACGCCGCGTCACCCGCATCCTCCCCGGGAACGTCCTCTTCGAACTCCGCACGCCCTACGGCGACGTCGGCTACCCGCCGCCGTCGAACGTCGCGTTCGGCGCGTCCTCCCGCCCGACGCCCTACGGCCGCGTCACCCTCCGAGTGTGGTACGCGTGA
- a CDS encoding DUF7263 family protein produces MRAQANLVALAVALLVLSATVTAGVAIADGAYANAERDPVDRGRAVALADALVAADSPLALRDHVLSAARVANASVSSLHAAVPASRDWGVRLVLDGDPLLTAGTPAGGVTARRTVLLGARQPATVEPRLGDGRRVTLPRRTRNLTVTVDAPAGRTMTALRVDNRTVLRDPAGLDGTYHVRVSQYETATVEAVGSGPLPAGSVVLTAYPFTARKATLEVTVDAA; encoded by the coding sequence GTGAGAGCGCAAGCGAACCTCGTCGCGCTCGCCGTCGCCCTCCTCGTGCTCTCCGCGACCGTTACCGCCGGCGTCGCCATCGCCGACGGCGCGTACGCGAACGCCGAACGCGACCCCGTCGACCGCGGGCGCGCCGTCGCGCTCGCCGACGCCCTCGTCGCCGCCGACTCCCCGCTCGCCCTCCGCGACCACGTCCTCTCCGCCGCTCGCGTCGCGAACGCCTCCGTGTCGTCGCTCCACGCCGCCGTCCCCGCGTCCCGCGACTGGGGCGTCCGCCTCGTCCTCGACGGCGACCCGCTCCTCACCGCCGGGACGCCCGCGGGCGGCGTCACCGCGCGCCGGACCGTCCTCCTCGGCGCGCGGCAGCCCGCGACGGTCGAGCCTCGCCTCGGCGACGGCCGCCGCGTCACGCTCCCGCGACGCACCCGAAATCTCACCGTCACCGTCGACGCGCCCGCCGGACGCACGATGACGGCACTCCGCGTCGACAACCGCACCGTCCTCCGCGACCCCGCCGGCCTCGACGGCACCTACCACGTTCGCGTCTCTCAGTACGAGACTGCGACCGTCGAAGCGGTCGGGAGCGGTCCGCTCCCGGCCGGGAGCGTCGTACTCACCGCCTACCCGTTCACCGCGCGGAAAGCCACGCTGGAGGTGACCGTCGATGCCGCGTAG